A region from the Triticum aestivum cultivar Chinese Spring chromosome 3D, IWGSC CS RefSeq v2.1, whole genome shotgun sequence genome encodes:
- the LOC123077174 gene encoding peroxisomal fatty acid beta-oxidation multifunctional protein codes for MAGPIRVTMEVGADGVALITICNPPVNALHPIIIQGLKEKYAEALDRDDVKAIVLTGAAGKFCGGFDINVFSKVHETGDVSILPEMSFELVSNLMEDGKKPSVAAIQGLALGGGLELTMGCHARIATPEAQLGLPELTLGVIPGAGGTQRLPRLVGLPKAIEMMLQSKFITAKEGKERGFIDALCSPDELIKMSRSWALEIANYRKPWIRSLGRTDRLGSLSEARAVLSMARQQANKVAANMPQHQACLDVIEEGALYGGHAGVVKEAKVFKELVVSTTSRALVHAFFAQRSTTKVPGVTDIQLKPRNIRKVAVIGGGLMGSGIATALLVGNISVVLKEVNPQFLQRGQKTIAGNLEGLVKRGSLTKDKMSKAISLLKGALDYSDFKDVDMVIEAVIEKVPLKQSIFADIEKICPPHCILATNTSTIDLNVIGEKTNSQDRIIGAHFFSPAHIMPLLEIVRTEKTSPQAILDLITVGKIIRKVPVVVGNCTGFAVNRTFFPYTQGAQLLVSLGIDLFRIDRIISNFGMPMGPFQLQDLAGYGVALAVKDIYAAAFGTRNFNSVLVDLMAETGRQGKSNGKGYYLYEKGAKPKPDPNVQLVIDEYRKQAKTMPAGKPVTLSDQDILEMVFFPVVNEACRVMDENVVIRAADLDIASVLGMGFPKYRGGLVFWADTVGASYIHSKLSKWAEAYGDFFKPSSYLEERAKSGRPLAAPRTAHQASTRSRM; via the exons ATGGCGGGGCCGATCCGCGTCACCATGGAGGTCGGCGCCGACGGCGTCGCGCTCATCACCATCTGCAACCCGCCGGTCAATGCTCTGCACCCCATCA TCATCCAGGGGCTCAAGGAGAAGTACGCCGAGGCCCTTGATCGCGACGACGTCAAGGCCATCGTCCTCACCG GCGCGGCGGGCAAGTTTTGTGGAGGCTTCGATATTAATGTATTCTCAAAAGTTCATGAGACTG GAGACGTGTCCATTTTGCCTGAGATGTCTTTTGAGCTTGTGTCGAATCTGATGGAAG ATGGCAAAAAGCCTTCTGTCGCTGCAATTCAAGGCCTTGCTCTTGGTGGTGGTCTAGAGTTGACTATG GGTTGTCATGCTCGGATAGCTACCCCTGAAGCTCAACTTGGATTACCAGAGCTAACTCTTGGCGTGATTCCTGGAGCTGGAG GAACTCAGCGTCTACCGAGGCTTGTAGGTCTGCCCAAAGCAATAGAAATGATGCTT CAATCGAAGTTCATTACGGCCAAGGAAGGAAAAGAACGTGGTTTTATTGATGCGCTTTGCTCCCCTGATGAGTTGATAAAAATGTCACGCTCTTGGGCTCTGGAGATTGCAAATTACCGTAAACCTTGGATAAGATCTCTTGGCAGAACAGATAGGCTTGGTTCACTGTCTGAAGCTCGTGCTGTATTAAGTATGGCAAGACAGCAAGCAAATAAGGTTGCAGCAAACATGCCACAGCACCAGGCCTGCCTAGATGTTATTGAAGAAGGTGCACTATATGGAGGCCATGCTGGTGTTGTGAAG GAAGCAAAGGTTTTCAAGGAGTTGGTAGTATCAACCACATCAAGGGCACTTGTCCATGCATTCTTCGCCCAGCGTTCCACCACTAAG GTACCTGGTGTTACTGATATTCAACTCAAACCTAGGAACATAAGAAAAGTTGCTGTTATTGGTGGTGGTCTTATGGGTTCTGGAATTGCAACAGCCCTTCTTGTTGGCAATATATCTGTTGTCCTCAAGGAAGTAAACCCTCAATTTTTGCAAAGGGGACAAAAAACAATAGCAG GAAATCTGGAGGGCCTTGTCAAAAGAGGCTCATTGACCAAGGATAAAATGAGCAAGGCCATATCACTTCTCAAGGGTGCATTGGATTATTCAGATTTCAAGGATGTTGATATGGTTATTGAG GCtgttattgagaaggttcctttGAAGCAATCAATTTTTGCTGACATTGAGAAAATCTGCCCACCACATTGCATACTTGCAACGAACACTTCCACCATCGATTTGAATGTTATCGGCGAGAAGACAAATTCTCAAGATAGAATTATTGGGGCTCATTTTTTCAG CCCTGCTCATATTATGCCCTTGCTTGAAATTGTCCGGACGGAAAAGACATCACCACAAGCTATCCTCGATCTCATTACAGTTGGGAAAATAATAAGGAAAGTCCCCGTTGTTGTTGGCAACTGCACAGGCTTTGCAGTAAATCGTACATTTTTCCCTTACACACAAGGTGCTCAGCTTCTAGTTAGTCTTGGCATTGATCTTTTCAGAATTGATCGAATAATAAGCAACTTTGGCATGCCAATGGGACCTTTTCA ACTCCAAGATTTAGCTGGATATGGAGTAGCCTTAGCAGTAAAGGATATCTATGCAGCTGCCTTTGGAACACGGAATTTTAACTCTGTTCTAGTGGATTTGATGGCAGAGACTGGGCGGCAGG GAAAGAGCAATGGAAAAGGTTACTACCTTTATGAGAAGGGTGCGAAGCCAAAGCCTGACCCTAATGTTCAACTTGTGATTGATGAGTACAGAAAGCAGGCAAAGACAATGCCGGCTGGAAAG CCTGTTACTTTATCGGATCAAGATATATTGGAGATGGTTTTCTTCCCAGTCGTTAATGAGGCATGCAGGGTCATGGATGAAAATGTGGTGATCAGGGCTGCTGATCTTGATATTGCATCTGTTCTCGGGATGGGCTTTCCCAAGTACAG GGGTGGCCTCGTCTTTTGGGCTGACACGGTCGGAGCATCTTATATACATTCAAAGCTTAGCAAGTGGGCTGAAGCGTATGGTGATTTCTTCAAACCATCATCATATTTGGAGGAGAGAGCGAAAAGCGGCCGACCACTG GCCGCGCCACGGACGGCTCACCAAGCTTCGACAAGGTCACGCATGTGA
- the LOC123077176 gene encoding asparagine synthetase [glutamine-hydrolyzing]-like: MCGILAVLGCGDESQGKRVHVLELSRRLKHRGPDWSGLHQVADNYLCHQRLAIIDPASGDQPLYNEDKSVSVAVNGEIYNHEELRARLSGHRFRTGSDCEVIAHLYEEYGERFIDMLDGVFSFVLLDARDKSFIAARDAIGVTPLYIGWGIDGSVWISSEMKGLNDDCEHFEIFPPGNLYSSKEKCFKRWYNPPWFSEVIPSVPYDPLRLRSAFEKAVIKRLMTDVPFGVLLSGGLDSSLVAAVAARHFAGTKAAKRWGTRLHSFCVGLEGSPDLKAAKEVADHLGTVHHEFNFTVQDGIDAIEDVIYHIETYDVTTIRASTLMFQMSRKIKALGVKMVISGEGADEIFGGYLYFHKAPNKEEFHQETCRKIKALHQYDCLRANKATSAWGLEVRVPFLDKEFIDEAMSIDPEWKMIRPDLGRIEKWILRKAFDDEEQPFLPKHILYRQKEQFSDGVGYSWIDGLKDHAASNVSDKMMSNAKFIYPHNTPTTKEAYYYRMIFERYFPQSSAILTVPGGPSVACSTAKAIEWDAQWSGNLDPSGRAALGVHLSAYEQDTVAVGGSNKHGVMKTVVPGVAIET; the protein is encoded by the exons ATGTGCGGCATACTGGCGGTGCTGGGGTGCGGCGACGAGTCGCAGGGGAAGAGGGTCCACGTCCTCGAGCTCTCTCGCAGGCTCAAGCACCGCGGCCCGGACTGGAGCGGCCTGCACCAGGTCGCCGACAACTACCTATGCCACCAGCGCCTGGCCATCATCGACCCGGCCTCCGGCGACCAGCCGCTCTACAACGAGGACAAGTCCGTCTCCGTCGCCGTGAACGGGGAGATTTACAACCATGAGGAGCTCCGGGCACGGCTCTCCGGCCACAGGTTCCGGACCGGCAGTGACTGCGAGGTCATCGCCCATCTG TATGAGGAATACGGAGAAAGATTCATTGACATGTTGGATGGTGTTTTCTCCTTCGTGTTGCTTGACGCACGAGATAAGAGCTTCATTGCTGCTCGTGATGCCATTGGTGTCACGCCTCTCTACATTGGCTGGGGAATTGATG GTTCAGTGTGGATATCTTCGGAGATGAAAGGACTAAACGATGATTGTGAGCACTTCGAGATCTTCCCGCCTGGTAATCTTTACTCCAGCAAAGAAAAGTGCTTCAAGAGATGGTATAACCCTCCTTGGTTCTCTGAGGTCATCCCCTCGGTTCCCTATGACCCACTGCGTCTCAGATCGGCATTTGAAAAG GCTGTAATCAAGAGGCTCATGACAGATGTTCCATTTGGTgtcctcctctccggtggcctcgaCTCATCACTGGTGGCGGCTGTCGCAGCCCGTCATTTCGCAGGGACAAAGGCTGCAAAGCGCTGGGGAACTAGGCTCCACTCCTTCTGTGTTGGGCTTGAG GGCTCACCGGATCTCAAGGCTGCAAAGGAGGTCGCGGATCACCTGGGTACCGTGCACCATGAGTTCAACTTCACAGTTCAG GACGGCATCGATGCAATTGAAGATGTGATATATCACATTGAGACATATGATGTGACGACGATCAGGGCAAGCACATTGATGTTCCAGATGTCACGCAAGATCAAGGCGCTTGGTGTCAAGATGGTCATCTCTGGTGAGGGTGCCGACGAAATCTTTGGAGGGTACTTGTATTTCCACAAGGCCCCTAACAAGGAGGAGTTCCACCAGGAAACATGTCGGAAG ATTAAAGCTCTCCATCAGTACGATTGCTTGAGGGCTAACAAAGCAACATCTGCATGGGGCCTTGAGGTTCGTGTGCCATTCTTGGACAAGGAGTTCATCGATGAGGCTATGAGCATAGATCCCGAATGGAAGATG ATCCGGCCTGATCTTGGAAGAATTGAGAAATGGATACTGAGGAAAGCGTTCGATGATGAGGAGCAACCCTTCCTGCCGAAG CATATTCTGTACAGGCAGAAGGAGCAGTTTAGTGATGGTGTTGGGTATAGCTGGATTGATGGCCTGAAGGATCATGCAGCATCAAAT GTGAGTGATAAGATGATGTCCAATGCAAAGTTCATCTACCCACACAACACCCCAACAACTAAAGAGGCCTACTATTACAGGATGATCTTCGAGAGGTACTTCCCCCAG AGCTCGGCCATCCTGACGGTGCCAGGCGGGCCAAGCGTGGCGTGCAGCACAGCCAAGGCTATAGAGTGGGATGCCCAGTGGTCTGGAAACCTGGACCCCTCTGGGAGAGCAGCGCTTGGAGTCCATCTCTCAGCCTACGAGCAGGACACAGTCGCTGTGGGAGGTAGCAACAAGCATGGGGTGATGAAGACCGTGGTGCCTGGTGTTGCCATTGAGACCTGA